A DNA window from Synchiropus splendidus isolate RoL2022-P1 chromosome 2, RoL_Sspl_1.0, whole genome shotgun sequence contains the following coding sequences:
- the LOC128754209 gene encoding phosphatidylinositol 4-kinase type 2-alpha, producing MDETSPLVSPLRDSGDFAYCPTEPTSPRGAFGGTPGSVVRIPAGSPGRSRERQPLLDRDRGTSPREQHRNEFPEDPEFREIIRKAERAIEEGIYPERIYQGSSGSYFVKDSQGKIIGVFKPKNEEPYGQLNPKWTKWLQKLCCPCCFGRDCLVLNQGYLSEAGASLVDQKLELNIVPRTKVVHLASETFNYSAIDRVKSRGKRLALEKVPKVGQRFHRIGLPPKVGSFQLFVDGYKDADFWLRRFEADPLPENTNRQLQLQFERLVVLDYIIRNTDRGNDNWLLKYDCPMDPVGNRDTDWIVVKDPIIKLAAIDNGLAFPLKHPDSWRAYPFYWAWLSQAKVPFSQEIRELVLPKLSDPNFIKDLEEDLYELFKKDPGFDRGQFHKQVAVMRGQILNLSQALKDGKTPLQLVQMPPVIVETARAPQRANSESYTQSFQSRRPFFTWW from the exons ATGGACGAGACGAGTCCGCTTGTCTCTCCATTGCGGGACTCGGGTGATTTCGCGTACTGTCCCACAGAACCCACCAGCCCGCGAGGCGCGTTTGGAGGCACGCCGGGCTCGGTGGTCCGGATCCCAGCGGGCAGTCCCGGGCGCAGCCGAGAGAGACAGCCGCTTCTCGATCGGGACCGTGGAACGTCACCCAGAGAGCAGCATAGAAATGAATTCCCTGAGGATCCCGAGTTCAGAGAGATCATCCGAAAGGCCGAGAGAGCCATCGAAGAAGGCATCTATCCGGAGAGAATCTATCAGGGATCCAGTGGAAGCTACTTTGTGAAAGACTCTCAGGGG AAGATCATAGGCGTATTCAAACCAAAGAACGAAGAGCCCTACGGACAGCTGAACCCAAAATGGACCAAATGGCTTCAGAAACTGTGTTGTCCGTGCTGTTTTGGTCGCGACTGTTTGGTCCTCAACCAGGGTTACCTCTCAGAAGCCGGAGCCAGCCTTGTGGATCAGAAGTTGGAGCTCAACATAGTTCCTAGAACAAAG GTGGTCCATTTGGCGAGCGAGACCTTCAACTACAGCGCTATTGACAGAGTCAAGTCTAGAGGCAAACGGCTAGCTCTGGAGAAGGTGCCCAAAGTGGGGCAACGCTTCCACAGGATTGGACTTCCACCTAAG GTGGGTTCCTTCCAGCTCTTCGTTGATGGCTATAAGGACGCAGATTTTTGGTTACGACGGTTTGAAGCAGATCCACTTCCGGAGAACACAAACAGGCAACTTCAGCTGCAGTTTGAGCGACTCGTCGTCCTGGATTACATCATCCGGAACACGG ACAGAGGAAACGACAACTGGCTGCTGAAGTACGACTGTCCAATGGACCCGGTGGGGAACAGG GACACGGACTGGATCGTCGTGAAAGACCCAATCATCAAGCTGGCAGCTATAGACAATGGCCTCGCCTTCCCCCTCAAACACCCGGACTCTTGGAGGGCCT ATCCGTTCTACTGGGCGTGGCTCTCTCAAGCCAAAGTTCCTTTCTCCCAGGAAATCCGAGAGCTTGTCCTGCCAAAACTCTCTGACCCAAATTTCATCAAAGACCTTGAAGAGGACCTGTATGAGCTATTTAAG AAAGACCCAGGGTTTGACAGAGGACAGTTCCACAAGCAAGTGGCAGTCATGAGAGGACAG ATCCTGAACCTGAGCCAAGCGCTCAAAGATGGTAAAACTCCCCTGCAGTTGGTCCAGATGCCTCCTGTCATCGTGGAGACGGCCAGAGCCCCTCAGAGAGCCAACAGTGAATCCTACACACAGAGCTTCCAGAGCAGAAGACCTTTTTTCACCTGGTGGTAG
- the LOC128754224 gene encoding UPF0193 protein EVG1-like isoform X1 yields MENGIGVRNLVKPVPYSKVTQDMMKSMMENSGLNSVQRRQITECLKHGGPLPLNPKPLPSVLPQSKPTRSVGCRLPAKPLRRSAESCRSSDSYIREKFQPGPTRDLEKEKLRLQNLLATGKEDVSIQDVAPCMRSAAQEDLDPIQEVLDQIEERREFLADMAALGQEKQYIHIINTEISQKMGELEILERRLQARK; encoded by the exons ATGGAAAATGGTATTGGAGTGAGAAACCTTGTTAAACCGGTACCATACAGCAAAGTAACCCAGGACATGATGAAAT CAATGATGGAGAACTCAGGACTCAACAGTGTCCAGAGACGACAGATCACTGAATGCTTGAAAC ATGGAGGACCGTTACCACTCAACCCAAAGCCACTGCCATCTGTGCTACCGCAATCCAAACCCACCAGAAGTGTTGGGTGTAGACTGCCTGCAAAGCCCTTGAGAAGAAGCGCTGAGTCATGTCGTTCTAGTGACAGCTACATCAGAGAGAAGTTTCAACCTGGTCCAACAA GGGATTTGGAGAAAGAGAAGCTTCGGCTTCAAAACCTGTTAGCAACGGGCAAAGAAGATGTTTCCATTCAAGATGTCGCTCCATGTATGAGAAGTGCGGCGCAGGAGGACTTGGATCCCATTCAGGAAG TGCTGGATCAAATAGAGGAGAGGCGAGAGTTTCTGGCAGACATGGCTGCTCTGGGACAGGAGAAGCAGTACATCCACATCATTAACACAGAGATATCACAG AAAATGGGCGAGTTAGAGATTTTGGAAAGAAGGCTGCAGGCGAGGAAGTGA
- the LOC128754224 gene encoding UPF0193 protein EVG1-like isoform X2: MENGIGVRNLVKPVPYSKVTQDMMKYGGPLPLNPKPLPSVLPQSKPTRSVGCRLPAKPLRRSAESCRSSDSYIREKFQPGPTRDLEKEKLRLQNLLATGKEDVSIQDVAPCMRSAAQEDLDPIQEVLDQIEERREFLADMAALGQEKQYIHIINTEISQKMGELEILERRLQARK; encoded by the exons ATGGAAAATGGTATTGGAGTGAGAAACCTTGTTAAACCGGTACCATACAGCAAAGTAACCCAGGACATGATGAAAT ATGGAGGACCGTTACCACTCAACCCAAAGCCACTGCCATCTGTGCTACCGCAATCCAAACCCACCAGAAGTGTTGGGTGTAGACTGCCTGCAAAGCCCTTGAGAAGAAGCGCTGAGTCATGTCGTTCTAGTGACAGCTACATCAGAGAGAAGTTTCAACCTGGTCCAACAA GGGATTTGGAGAAAGAGAAGCTTCGGCTTCAAAACCTGTTAGCAACGGGCAAAGAAGATGTTTCCATTCAAGATGTCGCTCCATGTATGAGAAGTGCGGCGCAGGAGGACTTGGATCCCATTCAGGAAG TGCTGGATCAAATAGAGGAGAGGCGAGAGTTTCTGGCAGACATGGCTGCTCTGGGACAGGAGAAGCAGTACATCCACATCATTAACACAGAGATATCACAG AAAATGGGCGAGTTAGAGATTTTGGAAAGAAGGCTGCAGGCGAGGAAGTGA